A portion of the Krasilnikovia cinnamomea genome contains these proteins:
- a CDS encoding HNH endonuclease signature motif containing protein, with protein sequence MRPGLWKNEAKQNPGQYSPGDLERMQAGKAPIGDDGFPMEIHHRIPLSKGGTNEQSNFVFLTRTQHRLGENIA encoded by the coding sequence ATGCGCCCAGGGCTGTGGAAGAACGAGGCGAAACAGAATCCTGGACAATACTCCCCAGGGGACCTTGAACGCATGCAAGCGGGGAAGGCTCCCATAGGCGATGATGGGTTCCCTATGGAAATTCACCACCGCATCCCGCTGTCAAAGGGTGGAACTAACGAACAAAGCAATTTCGTGTTCTTAACGCGAACCCAGCATCGCCTCGGCGAGAATATCGCCTGA
- a CDS encoding GNAT family N-acetyltransferase, translating into MYPVTLTGRAVTLREFRSDDTAASLAIVGDDQVTQWLSFDSRDLAAAQAMIDGAVERARHNPRTEYYLAVTADDDELVGFVRLALAGVKAAKLGYAIRADRWGKGYATDAARLMITFGFKQLGLHRISAAIGPDNAASIAVAERLGMQYEGRIRDHVFTNGAWRDSLLYAVLSRD; encoded by the coding sequence ATGTACCCCGTGACGCTCACCGGTCGCGCCGTCACCCTGCGAGAATTCCGCAGCGACGACACGGCCGCCTCGTTGGCGATCGTCGGCGACGACCAGGTCACCCAGTGGCTGTCCTTCGACAGCCGCGACCTGGCCGCCGCCCAAGCAATGATCGACGGCGCGGTGGAGCGGGCACGCCACAACCCACGCACTGAGTATTACCTCGCCGTCACCGCAGACGATGACGAGCTGGTCGGCTTCGTCCGCCTCGCGCTCGCAGGGGTGAAGGCAGCGAAGCTCGGCTACGCCATCCGCGCCGACCGATGGGGCAAGGGTTACGCCACCGACGCCGCCCGACTGATGATCACGTTCGGCTTCAAGCAGCTAGGGCTGCACCGCATCTCCGCGGCCATCGGCCCCGACAACGCCGCCTCCATCGCCGTTGCCGAGAGGCTCGGCATGCAGTATGAGGGTCGCATCCGCGACCACGTGTTCACCAACGGCGCGTGGCGTGACTCGCTCCTATACGCCGTGCTGTCTCGCGATTGA
- a CDS encoding helix-turn-helix transcriptional regulator yields MTPTPKIDELPTDWWTAAECAAYLGITRSTWAAYVAREQAPAPERTFGRSPAWRPATVKTWAANRPRRGK; encoded by the coding sequence ATGACGCCGACGCCGAAGATCGACGAGCTGCCCACGGACTGGTGGACCGCGGCCGAGTGTGCCGCATACCTGGGGATCACCCGCAGCACCTGGGCGGCGTACGTCGCCCGCGAACAGGCACCCGCACCCGAGCGGACGTTCGGCCGGTCGCCCGCGTGGCGTCCAGCCACGGTCAAGACCTGGGCCGCCAACCGGCCTCGTCGCGGCAAGTAG
- a CDS encoding FtsK/SpoIIIE domain-containing protein, producing the protein MSPVLVAHTSTGTAPVEVGPALSIFDPVHVGIDEFGQPKRVPLIYRNMLIGGEPGSGKSGLLNAVVAHAALSLDCRLCLLDGKRVELGQWRRCADAFVGPDIAAALALLKRLQMMMDRRYDYLEDCDRRKITPQDVFTAYLVAIDEIAYFSATVGSKQQREEFSVLLRDLVARGRAVGIIVVAATQRPSSDIIPTSLRDLFAWRFAGRCTNDSSSDIVLGHGWANKGWSANIVSPNNPGAGLLIAENGGPELVKVAYLDDRTCAAIAAYAAELRATVVAGDRPALRSVPDAA; encoded by the coding sequence ATGTCTCCGGTCCTGGTCGCACACACAAGCACCGGCACCGCGCCGGTGGAGGTGGGTCCGGCGCTGTCGATCTTCGATCCTGTGCATGTCGGGATCGACGAGTTCGGGCAGCCGAAGCGGGTGCCGTTGATCTACCGCAACATGCTGATCGGCGGCGAGCCCGGCTCCGGTAAGTCCGGGCTGTTGAACGCGGTGGTGGCGCATGCGGCGCTGTCGTTGGATTGCCGGTTGTGCCTGCTCGACGGCAAGCGGGTCGAGTTGGGGCAGTGGCGTCGGTGCGCGGACGCGTTCGTCGGCCCGGACATCGCCGCCGCCCTGGCGTTGTTGAAGCGGCTGCAGATGATGATGGACCGCCGGTACGACTACCTGGAGGACTGCGACCGCCGGAAGATCACCCCGCAGGATGTGTTCACCGCGTATCTGGTCGCGATCGATGAGATCGCCTACTTCTCCGCCACGGTCGGCTCCAAGCAGCAGCGCGAGGAGTTCTCGGTGCTGCTGCGCGATCTGGTCGCCCGCGGTCGAGCGGTCGGCATCATCGTCGTCGCGGCCACCCAGCGACCCAGCTCGGACATCATCCCGACGAGTCTGCGGGATCTGTTCGCGTGGCGGTTCGCCGGACGCTGCACCAACGACAGTTCGTCGGACATCGTGCTCGGGCACGGCTGGGCGAACAAGGGCTGGTCGGCGAACATCGTCAGCCCGAACAACCCCGGCGCAGGCCTGTTGATCGCCGAGAACGGTGGCCCCGAGCTGGTGAAGGTCGCCTACCTCGACGACCGCACCTGCGCCGCCATCGCCGCCTACGCCGCCGAACTGCGCGCCACCGTCGTAGCCGGCGACCGCCCGGCACTGCGGTCGGTCCCGGACGCGGCCTGA
- a CDS encoding DUF6197 family protein gives MHATQPQGGACPEPTRRYDGKPETSTDRRYFDLCQSDHAAELYGQSELDHDRLPTTDGFIAWCARQATAADGYVVTESGLHALAASQGDDECGEEPVTAGRVLQSAALYLERHGWIQGAYYDPSATCFTPAACLVGAIGMVCYGGPVDAPAQHFDNPGFLDFEEAVLHLDRYLLVADGSESYEFNDAKGRTPQQVTHALREAAETPAENLVDAIRAINATNAHQAESAKLLIPQGIWDEAAEQVDHPHSPGTLFGCPACEAECFCTGDQTRCVHCALAEQVTANSDDAEPTYRDSVSEIYERLGVGDGDGITECPDCGRHVPVIEGRVAIHVRHPSTATGTCDGSDAALPGGDVR, from the coding sequence ATGCACGCTACCCAACCGCAGGGCGGAGCCTGCCCTGAACCCACCCGCCGCTACGACGGCAAACCCGAAACCAGCACCGACCGCCGGTACTTCGACCTCTGCCAGTCCGACCACGCCGCCGAGCTCTACGGACAGAGCGAGCTCGACCACGACCGGCTACCCACCACCGACGGCTTCATCGCTTGGTGCGCCAGGCAAGCCACCGCGGCGGACGGGTACGTCGTCACCGAGTCCGGCCTGCACGCCCTCGCTGCCTCCCAGGGTGACGACGAGTGCGGCGAGGAGCCGGTCACGGCCGGCCGTGTGCTGCAGTCGGCGGCGCTGTACCTGGAACGGCACGGCTGGATCCAGGGCGCCTACTACGACCCGTCCGCCACCTGCTTCACCCCGGCGGCCTGTCTGGTCGGGGCGATCGGCATGGTCTGCTACGGCGGACCGGTCGACGCCCCGGCGCAACACTTCGACAATCCCGGCTTCCTCGACTTCGAGGAAGCAGTCCTGCACCTGGACCGGTACCTGCTGGTCGCAGACGGGTCGGAGTCGTACGAGTTCAACGATGCCAAAGGCCGCACCCCGCAGCAGGTCACACACGCGCTGCGGGAGGCGGCGGAGACCCCGGCCGAGAACCTGGTCGACGCCATCCGGGCCATCAACGCCACGAACGCGCATCAGGCTGAGAGTGCGAAGCTGCTGATCCCCCAAGGGATCTGGGATGAGGCGGCCGAGCAGGTCGACCACCCGCATTCCCCGGGCACCTTGTTCGGCTGTCCGGCGTGTGAAGCCGAGTGCTTCTGCACCGGTGACCAGACGCGGTGCGTGCACTGTGCCCTGGCCGAACAGGTTACGGCCAACAGCGACGACGCCGAACCCACGTACCGCGATTCCGTATCCGAAATCTACGAACGCCTCGGGGTCGGCGACGGTGACGGCATCACGGAGTGCCCCGACTGTGGGCGGCACGTCCCGGTCATCGAGGGGCGGGTCGCCATCCACGTGCGGCACCCCAGCACCGCGACCGGCACCTGCGACGGCAGCGATGCTGCCCTGCCGGGCGGTGACGTCCGATGA
- a CDS encoding SMI1/KNR4 family protein: protein MFERVSELLALHSVLPGNGADDRDIHNAEDALGRLPDDYRYFLREYGWLSVQHLEIFGLGNAVPAYLDVVRMTRAERSEPGSPIPGSYVCVMNDGAGNLFCLIRPSQAQGQGFQ, encoded by the coding sequence GTGTTCGAGCGCGTAAGCGAGCTGCTTGCCCTCCACAGTGTACTGCCGGGCAACGGTGCAGATGACCGAGATATTCACAACGCGGAGGATGCACTGGGTCGCCTTCCCGATGATTACCGCTACTTTCTCCGCGAGTATGGGTGGCTTTCCGTACAACATCTCGAAATATTTGGGCTGGGGAACGCCGTTCCTGCTTATCTTGATGTTGTGAGGATGACTCGTGCGGAGAGGTCTGAACCAGGATCACCAATCCCAGGATCCTACGTCTGCGTAATGAACGACGGAGCTGGCAATCTATTCTGTTTGATACGGCCAAGTCAGGCGCAGGGGCAGGGATTCCAATAG
- a CDS encoding single-stranded DNA-binding protein, which translates to MANETVITVVGNLTADPELRFLENGTGMVKFTVASTPRTLDRASGQWKDGDPLFLTCTAWRDMAEHIAESLTKGTRVIVTGRLKLSRWENEQGEKRSAYGLDVDEVGPSLKWAQVKVNRMHRSKNDGFAPAEVPDDAWNAATPATATSVG; encoded by the coding sequence ATGGCGAACGAAACTGTGATCACGGTGGTGGGGAACCTGACCGCCGACCCGGAACTGCGGTTCCTGGAGAACGGCACCGGGATGGTGAAGTTCACCGTCGCGTCCACCCCGCGGACCCTGGACCGGGCTTCGGGGCAGTGGAAGGACGGCGACCCGCTGTTTTTGACCTGCACCGCCTGGCGGGACATGGCCGAGCACATCGCGGAGTCGCTGACCAAGGGCACCCGGGTGATCGTCACCGGCCGGCTGAAGTTGTCGCGGTGGGAGAACGAGCAGGGTGAGAAGCGGTCCGCGTACGGCCTGGACGTCGACGAGGTCGGCCCGAGTCTGAAGTGGGCGCAGGTCAAGGTCAACCGGATGCACCGCAGCAAGAACGACGGGTTTGCCCCGGCCGAGGTGCCCGACGACGCGTGGAACGCCGCCACCCCCGCGACGGCGACGTCGGTGGGGTGA
- a CDS encoding XRE family transcriptional regulator, with protein sequence MAAEFLRLEERATISARHLARMARGERAAAGATPATRRAFQAMFGMPLDDLLRPWDPNLATAAPANDGSLVVPSPGTERGIITMAAERARRFTLLAAESTTPEAVDQLRDDVQRLALAYPQRPLTELLGDLAETQDTLFALLERRQTPQQARQLHFLASVTSGLLAKASHDLADPHAAMLQARTAILCADQADHNGLRAWLRGLQSMVAYWAGRYAEAVRYAEMGTEYAHQGGGTTSVWLPVSAARAYAALGNRERALTAIRTAEDAWDSVEPDAVDELGGICTFSQPRTIYYAADALAWLPAEADNAVAFSTRAVTAYADRSDPAWAFGDEAGSHADLAIARVVSRDIEGAEDALTSVLELAPEQRINGVVHSVQRVHQAVTRAGLADDASDLIERIEDFTHTPLKALPR encoded by the coding sequence ATGGCCGCCGAGTTCTTGCGTCTGGAGGAACGCGCGACGATCAGCGCGCGTCACCTGGCCCGCATGGCTCGGGGTGAACGGGCGGCGGCGGGAGCAACCCCCGCCACCCGCCGCGCATTCCAGGCCATGTTCGGCATGCCGCTCGATGACCTGCTCCGCCCGTGGGATCCCAACCTTGCGACAGCCGCGCCGGCTAACGACGGCTCATTGGTGGTTCCGTCACCCGGCACTGAGAGGGGCATCATCACCATGGCAGCCGAACGCGCCCGCCGATTCACTTTGCTCGCCGCCGAGAGCACGACACCTGAAGCCGTCGACCAGCTCCGCGACGACGTCCAGCGCCTGGCGCTGGCCTACCCACAGCGCCCGCTCACTGAGCTGCTCGGTGACCTGGCCGAAACCCAGGACACGCTCTTCGCGCTCCTGGAGCGCCGACAGACACCCCAGCAAGCACGGCAACTGCACTTCCTCGCCAGCGTCACCAGCGGCCTACTCGCCAAGGCTTCGCACGACCTCGCCGACCCACACGCCGCCATGCTGCAAGCCCGTACCGCGATCCTGTGCGCGGACCAGGCCGACCACAATGGTCTTCGCGCCTGGCTGCGCGGCCTGCAATCGATGGTGGCGTACTGGGCCGGCCGCTACGCCGAAGCCGTGCGCTACGCCGAGATGGGCACCGAGTACGCCCACCAGGGCGGCGGCACCACCTCAGTGTGGCTCCCGGTCAGCGCCGCCCGCGCGTACGCCGCGCTCGGCAACCGCGAGCGCGCGCTGACCGCGATCCGTACTGCGGAGGACGCCTGGGACAGCGTCGAGCCGGACGCCGTCGACGAGCTGGGCGGCATCTGTACCTTCAGCCAGCCCCGCACGATCTACTACGCCGCTGACGCGCTCGCCTGGCTGCCCGCGGAGGCGGACAACGCCGTCGCATTCTCCACCCGAGCCGTCACGGCATACGCCGACCGCTCCGACCCGGCGTGGGCGTTCGGCGACGAAGCGGGCTCACACGCCGACCTGGCGATCGCCCGGGTCGTGTCGCGCGACATCGAGGGAGCCGAGGACGCGCTCACCTCAGTCCTTGAGCTGGCGCCCGAACAGCGCATCAACGGGGTTGTCCACTCCGTTCAGCGCGTCCACCAGGCCGTTACCCGCGCAGGACTTGCGGACGACGCATCCGACCTGATCGAGCGGATCGAGGACTTCACGCATACGCCGCTGAAGGCCCTGCCCCGGTAG
- a CDS encoding DUF4265 domain-containing protein — MCRRGRHPADTEGGLLKLVRTPGLTLGVAAGGVIQVNTDDGSYGVISRGGNLAPQLYGPPDVAMSIEGELRRLGRWHDGCVKNMTILTVPVRARFDAIESTLNALAAKRGIEWYYGNVYGEDCTTPLNWWVS, encoded by the coding sequence TTGTGTCGGCGCGGGCGCCACCCTGCCGATACTGAGGGCGGGTTGCTGAAGCTTGTTCGCACGCCTGGACTCACGCTCGGTGTCGCCGCAGGGGGCGTTATCCAGGTGAATACTGATGACGGTTCATATGGGGTTATCTCGCGGGGAGGGAACTTGGCCCCGCAGCTCTATGGACCGCCGGATGTTGCAATGTCTATCGAAGGCGAATTGCGTCGCCTAGGGAGATGGCACGACGGGTGTGTGAAGAATATGACGATTCTTACCGTTCCAGTGCGTGCACGTTTCGATGCGATCGAGTCAACATTAAACGCGCTTGCCGCAAAGCGTGGAATAGAGTGGTACTACGGTAATGTCTACGGTGAAGACTGCACTACGCCACTCAATTGGTGGGTCAGCTGA